In the Helianthus annuus cultivar XRQ/B chromosome 11, HanXRQr2.0-SUNRISE, whole genome shotgun sequence genome, one interval contains:
- the LOC110890038 gene encoding scarecrow-like protein 21: protein MQTSDLSDSNQTHYWRPTQRMDTNLYAGDVSQESLFLVQTPEPAHNSSSSVSFSPDRFQPDPHHSPDYTYPSMLETDQAFGGNVDELHVRLSEIEAMLGTDQDYAESFDVSSNWGRNDVNSNSEEYRIMEDIVARGDLKQGLLVCAKAVAENNAVKADLLISMLRPLVSVSGEPIQRLGAYMLEGLVARLSSSGSFIYKGLKCKEPTGGELFSYMLLLYEACPYFKFGYLSANGAIAEATKNEDRIHIIDFQIAQGGQWVTLIQALAARPGGPPSLRITAIDDARNAFARGGGLNIVGQRLKKLAEACKVPFEFNGLVVSGSDIRTEHLQVQPGEALAVNCAFVMHHMPDESVDPQNHRDRLLRLIKSLSPKVVTLVEQEANVNTAKFFHRFQEALSYYSAMFDSIDATLPRDHKDRISVEQHCLAGEIVNILACEGVEREERHEVLAKWKSRFTMAGFSPYPLSSYVNATIKSLLENYCDKYRLEERDGALFLGWMNRDLVSSCAWR from the coding sequence ATGCAAACATCTGATTTGAGTGATTCCAATCAGACCCATTACTGGAGACCTACTCAGCGTATGGATACGAATCTATACGCCGGTGATGTAAGCCAAGAAAGCTTGTTTTTGGTTCAGACACCCGAACCGGCCCACAATTCGTCTTCTTCGGTCAGCTTCTCCCCGGATAGATTCCAGCCCGACCCGCATCATTCACCCGACTACACTTACCCGTCTATGTTGGAAACTGATCAAGCTTTCGGAGGAAATGTTGATGAGTTGCATGTCAGGCTTAGTGAGATCGAAGCTATGCTGGGGACCGATCAAGATTATGCGGAATCGTTTGATGTTTCTTCGAATTGGGGGAGAAACGATGTGAATTCGAATAGCGAAGAGTACAGAATAATGGAAGATATTGTTGCTAGGGGGGACTTGAAACAGGGGCTTCTTGTTTGTGCTAAAGCAGTTGCGGAGAACAACGCAGTAAAAGCGGATTTGCTGATATCGATGTTACGCCCGTTGGTTTCGGTTTCTGGGGAGCCTATACAGCGATTGGGGGCGTACATGTTAGAAGGGCTTGTGGCCCGTTTATCTTCTTCGGGTAGTTTTATCTACAAAGGTTTGAAATGCAAAGAACCGACTGGCGGTGAGCTCTTTTCTTACATGCTGTTACTCTATGAAGCATGCCCATATTTCAAGTTCGGTTACTTGTCTGCTAATGGTGCGATCGCTGAAGCTACGAAGAATGAAGATCGGATTCATATAATAGATTTTCAGATTGCACAGGGCGGTCAATGGGTTACTCTTATCCAGGCTCTAGCGGCTCGACCTGGCGGTCCACCAAGCCTACGCATCACCGCTATTGACGATGCTAGAAACGCGTTCGCTAGAGGTGGTGGACTTAACATCGTCGGTCAACGACTTAAGAAACTGGCGGAAGCGTGTAAAGTCCCGTTTGAGTTTAACGGTTTGGTGGTTTCCGGTTCTGATATTCGAACTGAACATCTTCAGGTTCAGCCCGGTGAGGCGTTGGCGGTTAACTGCGCGTTCGTTATGCATCATATGCCAGACGAGAGTGTCGATCCACAGAACCACAGGGACCGATTGTTACGTCTCATAAAAAGTTTGTCACCAAAAGTCGTGACACTCGTTGAGCAAGAAGCGAATGTGAATACCGCAAAGTTCTTTCATAGGTTTCAAGAAGCATTGAGCTACTACTCAGCTATGTTCGATTCGATCGATGCGACTTTACCTCGAGATCACAAAGATCGAATCAGCGTTGAGCAGCATTGTCTTGCTGGTGAAATAGTTAACATTTTGGCGTGTGAGGGGGTTGAGAGAGAAGAGAGGCATGAAGTATTGGCGAAATGGAAGTCGCGGTTCACCATGGCTGGGTTCAGCCCGTACCCGTTGAGCTCGTACGTGAACGCTACGATTAAGAGCCTGCTCGAGAACTATTGTGATAAGTATAGACTTGAAGAGAGAGATGGGGCTTTGTTTCTTGGATGGATGAATAGGGATTTGGTGTCTTCTTGTGCATGGAGATAA
- the LOC110890039 gene encoding FRIGIDA-like protein 1 isoform X1 encodes MATISEISAAINEITIKKQTLYKSFIHLQSQTPSSFTLPFTWAHIDSHFTTLHKTLLSKFTLLQTLHQSTRPELISLCQNSDGSGLTRFIEQLELALDQDQPSVLSSELVDAYRFAPDAFRMVLDAMGCEGGEFELVRGGWVVMLEGLVRAEAGGVADEVKDRAMEIAVKWNRMRVEGKEESVLGFLLLVCAYGIVDRFSVDDVVDSFVVVAEDRRSVDLCRRIVPASNVNDIIQKLIDKDMHVPAVKFSIELQKTDKFPPVGLLEQRKLRSLSVIEDARKNVKNLHVCNVVIMKEINTLKSIIKCIEENHLQSEYPKDSVVELVNRLENEVENNKQALVNNLCLRKQPTRAAVLTNDQRPKKQPARAAALTNNMRLRKQPARAAALKNQLRVRKQPARATVLKNQLLSKSKKRELNKGQPVTESAAVATPIQNGKLVQKSRSQRSKSKKRELNKGQQATESAAVATPIQNGKLVQESRSQKSDLLPDNFDKCRNSPVGSGPTGSNAPYASPVVSHDGLVRAIIGDNPNGSNSPLGSGPTGSNAPYASPVVSRDGSTKAVIGDDPNGSNSPLGSGPTGSNAPYASPIASHDGSTRVEISYDFYAQQLQPPSDCNSCGWISD; translated from the exons ATGGCGACAATATCAGAAATCTCCGCAGCAATCAACGAAATAACCATCAAGAAACAAACCCTTTACAAATCATTCATCCACCTTCAATCCCAAACCCCCTCTTCCTTCACCCTCCCTTTCACCTGGGCCCACATCGATTCCCACTTCACAACCCTCCACAAAACCCTCCTATCCAAATTCACCCTCCTCCAAACCCTCCACCAATCAACCCGACCCGAATTAATATCCCTCTGCCAGAACTCAGATGGGTCAGGGCTGACCCGGTTCATTGAACAGCTTGAACTTGCTCTTGATCAAGATCAACCGTCCGTTTTGTCTTCTGAACTGGTTGATGCATACCGGTTCGCACCCGATGCTTTTAGAATGGTGTTGGATGCAATGGGTTGTGAGGGGGGTGAATTTGAATTGGTTAGGGGTGGGTGGGTGGTTATGTTGGAGGGTTTGGTGAGGGCGGAGGCGGGTGGAGTGGCGGATGAGGTGAAGGATAGAGCGATGGAGATAGCAGTGAAGTGGAATCGAATGAGGGTTGAGGGGAAAGAAGAAAGTGTGTTGGGGTTTTTGCTTCTTGTTTGTGCTTATGGGATTGTTGATAGGTTTAGTGTTGATGATGTTGTTGATTCTTTTGTTGTTGTGGCAGAGGATAGGCGTAGTGTTGATCTTTGTCGACGAATTGTTCCTGCAAGTAATGTGAATG ATATTATTCAAAAACTCATAGATAAAGATATGCATGTTCCTGCTGTAAAGTTTAGCATTGAACTTCAAAAAACTGATAAATTTCCACCGGTTGGTCTCCTGGAACAGCGCAAGTTAAGATCTTTGAGCGTAATTGAGGATGCGCGTAAGAACGTGAAGAATCTTCATGTTTGT AATGTTGTAATAATGAAGGAAATCAACACGTTGAAGTCGATCATCAAATGCATCGAAGAGAATCACTTGCAGTCAGAGTATCCAAAGGATAGTGTGGTTGAACTTGTGAATAGACTCGAGAACGAGGTGGAAAACAATAAACAGGCTCTTGTGAACAATCTGTGTTTACGAAAACAACCAACAAGAGCGGCCGTGTTGACGAACGATCAGCGACCAAAAAAACAACCAGCTAGAGCGGCTGCTTTAACGAACAATATGCGATTAAGAAAACAACCGGCAAGAGCGGCCGCATTGAAGAACCAGCTGCGAGTAAGAAAACAACCAGCAAGAGCTACTGTGTTGAAGAACCAGCTGCTATCAAAGTCAAAGAAGCGAGAACTAAACAAAGGTCAACCGGTGACTGAATCTGCTGCAGTAGCGACGCCTATACAAAATGGTAAGTTGGTGCAAAAATCCCGTTCACAGAGATCAAAGTCAAAGAAGCGAGAACTAAACAAAGGTCAACAGGCTACTGAATCTGCTGCAGTAGCAACGCCTATACAAAATGGTAAGTTGGTGCAAGAATCCCGTTCACAGAAATCAGATTTGTTGCCGGATAATTTTGATAAATGCCGCAATTCGCCAGTTGGGTCGGGTCCCACTGGTTCGAATGCTCCATATGCAAGCCCGGTTGTGAGTCATGATGGGTTGGTAAGAGCAATTATTGGTGACAACCCGAATGGTTCAAATTCGCCACTTGGGTCGGGTCCCACAGGCTCAAATGCTCCATATGCAAGCCCGGTTGTGAGTCGTGATGGGTCGACAAAAGCAGTTATTGGTGACGACCCGAATGGTTCAAATTCTCCACTTGGGTCGGGTCCCACTGGTTCAAATGCTCCATATGCAAGCCCGATTGCAAGTCATGATGGGTCGACAAGAGTAGAGATTAGTTATGACTTCTATGCTCAACAGTTACAACCTCCTTCTGATTGTAATTCATGTGGTTGGATATCGGATTGA
- the LOC110890039 gene encoding uncharacterized protein LOC110890039 isoform X2, which translates to MSEGDNKNPEDRRSVDLCRRIVPASNVNDIIQKLIDKDMHVPAVKFSIELQKTDKFPPVGLLEQRKLRSLSVIEDARKNVKNLHVCNVVIMKEINTLKSIIKCIEENHLQSEYPKDSVVELVNRLENEVENNKQALVNNLCLRKQPTRAAVLTNDQRPKKQPARAAALTNNMRLRKQPARAAALKNQLRVRKQPARATVLKNQLLSKSKKRELNKGQPVTESAAVATPIQNGKLVQKSRSQRSKSKKRELNKGQQATESAAVATPIQNGKLVQESRSQKSDLLPDNFDKCRNSPVGSGPTGSNAPYASPVVSHDGLVRAIIGDNPNGSNSPLGSGPTGSNAPYASPVVSRDGSTKAVIGDDPNGSNSPLGSGPTGSNAPYASPIASHDGSTRVEISYDFYAQQLQPPSDCNSCGWISD; encoded by the exons ATGTCAGAGGGGGATAACAAGAACCCAG AGGATAGGCGTAGTGTTGATCTTTGTCGACGAATTGTTCCTGCAAGTAATGTGAATG ATATTATTCAAAAACTCATAGATAAAGATATGCATGTTCCTGCTGTAAAGTTTAGCATTGAACTTCAAAAAACTGATAAATTTCCACCGGTTGGTCTCCTGGAACAGCGCAAGTTAAGATCTTTGAGCGTAATTGAGGATGCGCGTAAGAACGTGAAGAATCTTCATGTTTGT AATGTTGTAATAATGAAGGAAATCAACACGTTGAAGTCGATCATCAAATGCATCGAAGAGAATCACTTGCAGTCAGAGTATCCAAAGGATAGTGTGGTTGAACTTGTGAATAGACTCGAGAACGAGGTGGAAAACAATAAACAGGCTCTTGTGAACAATCTGTGTTTACGAAAACAACCAACAAGAGCGGCCGTGTTGACGAACGATCAGCGACCAAAAAAACAACCAGCTAGAGCGGCTGCTTTAACGAACAATATGCGATTAAGAAAACAACCGGCAAGAGCGGCCGCATTGAAGAACCAGCTGCGAGTAAGAAAACAACCAGCAAGAGCTACTGTGTTGAAGAACCAGCTGCTATCAAAGTCAAAGAAGCGAGAACTAAACAAAGGTCAACCGGTGACTGAATCTGCTGCAGTAGCGACGCCTATACAAAATGGTAAGTTGGTGCAAAAATCCCGTTCACAGAGATCAAAGTCAAAGAAGCGAGAACTAAACAAAGGTCAACAGGCTACTGAATCTGCTGCAGTAGCAACGCCTATACAAAATGGTAAGTTGGTGCAAGAATCCCGTTCACAGAAATCAGATTTGTTGCCGGATAATTTTGATAAATGCCGCAATTCGCCAGTTGGGTCGGGTCCCACTGGTTCGAATGCTCCATATGCAAGCCCGGTTGTGAGTCATGATGGGTTGGTAAGAGCAATTATTGGTGACAACCCGAATGGTTCAAATTCGCCACTTGGGTCGGGTCCCACAGGCTCAAATGCTCCATATGCAAGCCCGGTTGTGAGTCGTGATGGGTCGACAAAAGCAGTTATTGGTGACGACCCGAATGGTTCAAATTCTCCACTTGGGTCGGGTCCCACTGGTTCAAATGCTCCATATGCAAGCCCGATTGCAAGTCATGATGGGTCGACAAGAGTAGAGATTAGTTATGACTTCTATGCTCAACAGTTACAACCTCCTTCTGATTGTAATTCATGTGGTTGGATATCGGATTGA